The Schizosaccharomyces pombe strain 972h- genome assembly, chromosome: I genome contains a region encoding:
- the rpb7 gene encoding DNA-directed RNA polymerase complex II subunit Rpb7, giving the protein MPFFLKELSLTISLHPSYFGPRMQDYLKAKLLADVEGTCSGQYGYIICVLDSNTIDIDKGRVVPGQGFAEFEVKYRAVLWRPFRGEVVDAIVTTVNKMGFFANIGPLNVFVSSHLVPPDMKFDPTANPPNYSGEDQVIEKGSNVRLKIVGTRTDATEIFAIATMKEDYLGVL; this is encoded by the exons ATGCCTTTCTTCCTCAAAGAGCTTTCGTTAACGATTTCTCTGCATCCCAGTTACTTCGGTCCTAGAATGCAGGACTATTTAAAGGCAAAATTGTTGGCGGACGTGGAAGGCACATGCTCAGGTCAATATGGCTATATAATTTGCGTTTTGGACAGTAATACTATAGATATTGATAAAGGGAGGGTAGTTCCTGGGCAAGGGTTTGCCGAATTTGAGGTAAAGTATCGTGCAGTGTTATGGAGACCATTTCGTGGGGAAGTGGTCGATGCAATTGTTACAacagtaaataaaatgggATTCTTCGCAAATATAGGACCATTAAATGTCTTTGTCTCATCTCATTTGGTGCCTCCAGATATGAAGTTTGACCCTACTGCAAACCCTCCTAATTATTCTGGTGAGGATCAAGTTATTGAAAAGGGGTCGAATGTCAGACTTAAGATTGTCGGTACAAGGACTGATGCAACCGAAATT TTTGCCATTGCAACAATGAAAGAGGATTATCTAGGCgttctttaa